In a single window of the Acidimicrobiales bacterium genome:
- the pilM gene encoding type IV pilus assembly protein PilM translates to MATRVVGLDIGSYAVRAAELALGGNQPTLERFAQVTLPPGAVRNGEVVDAAAVASSIRRLWSEGGFKSKRVIVGVANQRVVVRQAELPSMSEADLESALRFEAQELIPIPIEDAILDFQILGDTVGADGEPRMRVLLAAAQRDMVRSHVAAVEGAGLATAAVDVIPFALVRSATLGSSYFESDGGAEAVVCIGGGVTNVVVHEQGVPRFVRVLLVGGDDITEAIARELNVDLDIAEDLKRRAAAGGGDDAVARAGQIVSSRLNPLVEEIRGSIDYYSAQTQSAPITRVLVTGGASRTPGLMERLQAQLGSRVEPAHPLAGLRVGPIGIDESQLAELEPLLAVPVGLALAGEVQKGVRRISLLPREIAAVRVQRRQTGAALVGVGALAVILLALWAARSAQGNDEQEKADDAEAEVVDLQRERAQHAGATGLQAEVTQREAQFRQVLADDVAWTKIFNEVASVIPDDVWLVSFVGQKGASGTVNVTGQGFDHTSTARWLLRAADIKSFSGVWVANSTVSGTGRNTIVNFTSQANLTPSARSNRLDTRLRNEPS, encoded by the coding sequence ATGGCGACCCGCGTGGTGGGCCTCGACATCGGTAGCTATGCCGTGCGCGCCGCAGAATTGGCGCTCGGTGGCAACCAGCCCACGTTGGAGCGCTTCGCGCAGGTGACGTTGCCACCCGGTGCCGTTCGCAACGGCGAGGTAGTCGACGCCGCCGCTGTGGCGTCGTCGATCCGCAGGCTGTGGAGCGAAGGCGGGTTCAAGTCGAAGCGGGTCATCGTCGGCGTGGCCAACCAGCGCGTCGTGGTCCGCCAAGCGGAACTCCCCTCCATGAGCGAGGCCGACCTCGAGTCGGCATTGCGCTTCGAGGCCCAGGAGCTCATCCCCATCCCGATCGAGGACGCCATCCTCGATTTCCAGATCCTCGGCGACACCGTCGGCGCCGACGGCGAGCCGCGGATGCGGGTGCTGCTCGCTGCTGCGCAGCGCGACATGGTGCGATCGCACGTCGCCGCCGTCGAAGGCGCGGGCTTGGCGACGGCCGCGGTCGACGTCATCCCCTTCGCGCTGGTGCGATCGGCGACACTTGGTTCCTCGTACTTCGAGAGCGACGGCGGCGCCGAAGCAGTGGTCTGCATCGGCGGCGGAGTGACCAACGTGGTCGTCCACGAGCAAGGCGTGCCGCGTTTTGTCCGAGTGCTGTTGGTCGGCGGTGACGACATCACCGAGGCCATCGCCCGCGAACTCAACGTCGACCTCGACATCGCCGAGGACCTGAAGCGTCGCGCCGCGGCGGGCGGTGGCGACGACGCCGTTGCCCGGGCCGGCCAAATCGTGTCGTCGCGACTCAATCCTCTTGTCGAGGAGATCCGCGGCTCGATCGACTACTACTCGGCGCAGACGCAGTCGGCCCCCATCACCCGGGTCCTCGTCACCGGTGGGGCCAGCCGCACCCCGGGCCTCATGGAACGCTTGCAGGCCCAGTTGGGCTCTCGGGTCGAGCCCGCGCATCCGTTGGCAGGCCTGCGGGTCGGTCCGATTGGCATCGACGAGTCCCAGCTGGCCGAGCTCGAACCGCTCTTGGCCGTGCCTGTCGGCCTTGCCCTGGCAGGCGAGGTGCAGAAGGGCGTACGTCGCATCTCGCTCCTGCCGCGCGAGATCGCCGCAGTTCGGGTCCAGCGCCGACAGACGGGTGCTGCGCTCGTGGGTGTCGGGGCGTTGGCGGTGATTCTCTTGGCGCTGTGGGCTGCACGTTCAGCCCAAGGCAACGACGAGCAGGAGAAAGCTGACGATGCCGAGGCCGAGGTCGTCGACCTGCAGCGCGAGCGAGCCCAGCATGCCGGCGCGACCGGCCTGCAGGCCGAGGTGACCCAGCGGGAGGCGCAGTTCCGACAGGTGCTGGCCGACGACGTCGCTTGGACGAAGATCTTCAACGAGGTGGCCTCCGTCATCCCCGACGACGTCTGGCTCGTCAGCTTCGTCGGGCAGAAGGGCGCTTCGGGAACGGTCAACGTGACGGGACAAGGCTTCGACCACACGTCCACGGCGCGCTGGCTCCTCCGGGCCGCCGACATCAAGTCGTTCTCTGGGGTGTGGGTTGCAAACTCCACCGTGAGCGGCACTGGTCGCAACACGATCGTGAACTTCACCTCACAGGCGAACTTGACTCCCAGCGCCCGATCCAATCGTCTCGACACCCGACTGAGGAACGAACCGTCATGA
- the pilO gene encoding type 4a pilus biogenesis protein PilO: protein MNRRVVMLAVVGALVLMLLWYMVLWSPANSKVSEAKERREAAEEQATQLRTEIQRLKAAASSEATQRARLVNLKAGIPDSPDLGQFILDTNDAAVRSAIDFISVAPSVPTAAAAAAPTAAGGTTATTAPPVTTATTAVGATGTGAVAPASGPAEIRLALQVQGGYYQVLDFLNRITDMPRIVVIDSLNVTGSATGRLTVALTARMFTRAVPPEFGGVATPTTTTTTAPGGATTTTAVGGATTTTAAGATTTTAGVRP from the coding sequence ATGAACCGGCGTGTGGTCATGCTCGCAGTGGTCGGGGCCCTCGTGTTGATGCTGCTCTGGTACATGGTGCTCTGGAGCCCGGCCAACAGCAAGGTCTCGGAAGCGAAGGAACGCCGCGAAGCCGCAGAAGAGCAAGCCACGCAGCTGCGGACCGAAATCCAGCGCCTGAAGGCCGCCGCGAGCAGCGAGGCGACGCAGCGGGCGCGGCTGGTGAACCTGAAGGCGGGCATCCCTGACTCTCCCGACCTCGGCCAGTTCATCCTCGACACGAACGACGCCGCCGTTCGTTCTGCCATCGACTTCATAAGCGTCGCGCCGAGCGTGCCGACTGCCGCTGCCGCGGCGGCGCCCACCGCTGCTGGCGGGACGACGGCAACGACGGCTCCGCCCGTGACGACCGCCACCACCGCCGTGGGTGCCACCGGCACCGGGGCCGTTGCGCCCGCCTCCGGGCCGGCCGAGATCCGCCTCGCCCTCCAGGTCCAGGGCGGGTACTACCAAGTGCTCGATTTCCTGAACCGAATCACCGACATGCCTCGGATCGTGGTGATCGATTCGTTGAACGTCACCGGATCGGCGACGGGGAGGCTGACCGTCGCCCTCACTGCCCGCATGTTCACCCGGGCCGTGCCGCCCGAGTTCGGGGGTGTGGCAACTCCGACGACCACCACCACGACCGCTCCGGGTGGCGCCACCACGACGACGGCCGTCGGCGGAGCAACCACCACGACGGCCGCAGGGGCCACCACCACGACTGCGGGAGTGAGGCCATGA
- a CDS encoding prepilin-type N-terminal cleavage/methylation domain-containing protein encodes MTLRFRRDEAAPEAGFTLIEVVVALSVMAVVAVALAGVLESGLRALAASKARSQGNEIATQGIEDLQRFSFNNLGLCAAPTGTAPTGLDNTVFLSNCPTPPAAVPYVEPCSGATGTVPDEEYACVRNNVTYTVKRYVAWSDSAQTTKRLAVFVEWDDLTGRHQVSQQSSLRAPDQAAITGLAPPAFAATPAPTVSPSNVSLNGGVLGSSLTFQAYTNKNLNGAAATTLANAVPTHQPNQNVNVQVSSAAGFPTYNGFPVTINGETFKVVAGAGSTTWTATASGTTAISSGAAVSFAGDRVFAMFRTIGANGSPQASTVTLSLTSETATALYWSATVSAADGFVFGNGSQYVTFGILRAADGKSTSAVATPAVQFCPSEDPTCADISMPRFVGITAPSPVSIGTSGSLANDVTVRATTKNVTSADTVTLTFLTQAGSVTINLSADPDTAPCAPPATAVAEDDCFWVGTITRDSGYRFPSGDQFFYFGAQQVSDGDPATIDDGSTGAAPPVQVRFQ; translated from the coding sequence ATGACACTGCGATTCCGACGCGACGAGGCGGCGCCCGAGGCGGGGTTCACCCTGATCGAGGTTGTGGTCGCGCTTTCCGTCATGGCCGTGGTAGCCGTGGCCCTGGCCGGCGTGCTCGAGTCGGGGCTCCGCGCTCTGGCTGCATCGAAGGCACGGTCGCAGGGCAACGAGATCGCCACCCAGGGCATCGAAGACCTCCAGCGCTTCTCCTTCAACAACCTCGGGCTGTGCGCTGCTCCGACGGGCACGGCCCCGACGGGGCTCGACAACACGGTCTTCCTCTCGAACTGCCCTACGCCTCCCGCTGCGGTTCCGTACGTCGAACCCTGCTCTGGAGCGACGGGCACCGTTCCGGACGAGGAGTACGCCTGCGTCCGCAACAACGTCACCTACACCGTGAAGCGCTACGTCGCCTGGAGTGATTCCGCGCAGACGACGAAGCGGTTGGCTGTCTTCGTCGAGTGGGACGACCTCACCGGTCGTCATCAGGTCTCGCAGCAGAGCTCCTTGCGGGCACCCGACCAAGCGGCCATCACCGGGCTGGCCCCGCCGGCGTTTGCCGCGACTCCGGCCCCGACGGTGTCGCCGTCCAACGTTTCACTCAACGGCGGGGTGCTGGGGTCGTCGCTGACGTTCCAGGCATATACGAACAAGAACTTGAACGGTGCTGCGGCGACCACGCTTGCCAACGCCGTCCCCACGCACCAACCGAACCAGAACGTCAACGTGCAGGTGAGCAGCGCCGCCGGCTTCCCCACCTACAACGGGTTCCCCGTGACGATCAACGGTGAGACGTTCAAGGTCGTGGCCGGCGCAGGCAGCACGACGTGGACAGCCACAGCCTCGGGCACCACCGCGATCAGCAGTGGCGCCGCTGTGAGCTTTGCGGGCGACCGAGTCTTCGCCATGTTCCGCACCATCGGCGCCAATGGAAGCCCGCAGGCTTCCACCGTGACGTTGTCGCTCACCTCGGAGACCGCCACCGCGTTGTACTGGTCCGCAACCGTGTCGGCCGCCGACGGCTTCGTGTTCGGCAACGGCTCGCAATACGTGACGTTCGGCATCTTGCGTGCCGCCGACGGAAAGTCGACGTCGGCGGTGGCAACACCCGCCGTCCAGTTCTGCCCCAGCGAGGACCCGACCTGCGCCGACATCTCCATGCCGCGCTTCGTGGGGATCACCGCTCCGAGCCCGGTGTCGATCGGGACCAGCGGCTCGTTGGCGAACGACGTGACCGTTCGGGCAACGACGAAGAACGTCACCTCGGCGGACACCGTGACGCTCACCTTCCTTACGCAGGCGGGCTCCGTGACCATCAACCTCAGCGCAGATCCCGACACCGCGCCGTGCGCACCGCCCGCCACCGCCGTGGCCGAGGACGACTGCTTCTGGGTGGGCACAATCACCAGAGATTCGGGCTATCGCTTCCCCAGTGGCGACCAGTTCTTCTACTTCGGCGCCCAGCAAGTGAGCGACGGCGATCCCGCAACCATCGACGACGGATCGACCGGGGCTGCGCCGCCCGTCCAGGTGAGGTTCCAGTGA